The following are encoded together in the Fibrobacter sp. genome:
- the aspS gene encoding aspartate--tRNA ligase yields the protein MKRTHNCGQLRKADVGQTVTLAGWVDRRRDHGGVIFVDLRDKYGKTQIVFNPDYNADVMKTAEQLRNEYVITVTGKVYAREEGNTNEKLATGEIEVKIEQIEILNAALTSPLAINDPNEECKENDDLRLQYRYLDLRRPWIQKKLLLKSRFLKAVYDFFYSNGFENIETPVLCKSTPEGARDYLVPSRVNPGKFYALPQSPQQYKQLLMIAGMDRYFQIAKCFRDEDLRADRQPEFTQIDVEMSFVDQDDVMAMFDKFVTEVLGKVWDFEPPKKIRRMKWHEAMLKYGSDKPDLRFDLEIHDVSEIGAKSEFGVFKNCVAAGGKIRGIAAKGCVDFTRKQIDELTAYVGKYGSKGLVWMRVKENDEVETQVGKFFTTEQLNELRDAVGAKCGDMMFFIAGPEKVAATAMGQLRLEVARIKGLRDPKKREFVWITEFPMFEYSDTEGRYMAMHHPFTNPLPEHLDMMLGGNLKDCNAEAYDLVLNGVEIGGGSIRIHNPEVQEKVFRLLGLSEEQVKEKFGFFVDAFKYGAPPHGGLAFGLDRVVATMEGEESIRDFIAFPKNTSASSPMDQCPSEVDLQQLQDIHISVQMPKGADKK from the coding sequence ACCGTAACACTCGCCGGTTGGGTGGATCGTCGCCGCGACCATGGTGGTGTGATTTTTGTGGACCTCCGCGACAAGTATGGCAAGACCCAGATCGTCTTCAACCCGGACTACAATGCCGACGTGATGAAGACCGCCGAACAGCTCCGCAACGAATACGTGATCACCGTTACCGGTAAGGTCTACGCCCGCGAAGAAGGCAACACCAACGAAAAGCTCGCCACTGGTGAAATCGAAGTCAAGATCGAACAGATTGAAATCTTGAACGCCGCCCTCACCTCCCCGCTCGCCATCAACGACCCGAACGAAGAGTGCAAGGAAAACGACGACCTGCGCCTGCAGTACCGTTACCTCGACCTTCGCCGTCCGTGGATCCAGAAGAAGCTCCTCCTCAAGAGCCGCTTCCTCAAGGCCGTGTACGACTTCTTCTACTCTAACGGTTTCGAAAACATTGAAACTCCGGTGCTCTGCAAGTCCACTCCGGAAGGCGCTCGCGACTACCTGGTGCCGTCCCGCGTGAACCCGGGCAAGTTCTACGCCCTCCCGCAGTCTCCGCAGCAGTACAAGCAGCTTTTGATGATCGCCGGCATGGACCGCTACTTCCAGATTGCGAAGTGCTTCCGCGACGAAGACCTCCGCGCCGACCGTCAGCCTGAATTTACGCAGATCGACGTCGAAATGTCCTTCGTGGACCAGGACGACGTGATGGCCATGTTCGACAAGTTCGTGACCGAAGTTCTCGGCAAGGTCTGGGACTTCGAACCGCCCAAGAAGATTCGCCGCATGAAGTGGCACGAAGCCATGCTCAAGTACGGTTCCGACAAGCCGGACCTTCGCTTCGACCTCGAAATCCACGACGTTTCCGAAATCGGTGCCAAGTCCGAATTCGGCGTGTTCAAGAACTGCGTTGCCGCCGGTGGCAAGATCCGCGGTATCGCCGCCAAGGGCTGCGTGGACTTCACCCGCAAGCAGATCGACGAACTCACCGCCTACGTGGGCAAGTACGGTTCCAAGGGTCTTGTGTGGATGCGCGTCAAGGAAAACGACGAAGTGGAAACCCAGGTCGGCAAGTTCTTCACGACCGAACAGCTCAACGAACTGCGCGACGCTGTCGGCGCCAAGTGCGGCGACATGATGTTCTTCATCGCCGGTCCGGAAAAGGTTGCTGCTACGGCTATGGGCCAGCTCCGTCTGGAAGTCGCCCGCATCAAGGGCCTCCGCGATCCGAAGAAGCGCGAATTCGTGTGGATTACCGAATTCCCGATGTTCGAATACAGCGACACCGAAGGCCGCTACATGGCCATGCATCACCCGTTCACCAACCCGCTGCCTGAACACCTCGACATGATGCTCGGTGGCAACCTGAAGGATTGCAACGCCGAAGCTTACGACCTCGTGCTTAACGGTGTCGAAATCGGTGGTGGTTCTATCCGTATTCACAACCCGGAAGTCCAGGAAAAGGTGTTCCGCCTGCTCGGTCTCTCCGAAGAACAGGTGAAGGAAAAGTTCGGCTTCTTCGTCGACGCCTTCAAGTACGGCGCTCCTCCGCACGGCGGTTTGGCATTCGGTCTCGACCGCGTTGTGGCTACCATGGAAGGCGAAGAATCTATCCGTGACTTCATCGCATTCCCGAAGAACACCAGCGCTTCCAGCCCGATGGACCAGTGCCCGAGCGAAGTGGATCTGCAGCAGCTGCAGGACATCCACATCTCCGTGCAGATGCCCAAGGGTGCTGATAAGAAGTAG